A single genomic interval of Desulfovibrio intestinalis harbors:
- a CDS encoding DUF5334 domain-containing protein: protein MKHLLIGATLAVILSFALFAPPDARAWDGFDAASSDLVEVTPDRVPSQGDAVDVRNYDSDTIETCLVESVARNARTVELVVRTPSGATRTLVMEGR from the coding sequence ATGAAACACCTGCTTATAGGAGCGACCCTCGCGGTCATCCTGAGTTTTGCCTTGTTCGCCCCCCCGGATGCCCGGGCTTGGGACGGTTTTGACGCTGCCTCCTCAGACTTGGTGGAAGTAACCCCCGATCGTGTGCCTTCACAGGGCGACGCAGTGGATGTTCGTAATTACGATTCCGACACCATTGAAACTTGTCTTGTTGAAAGCGTTGCGCGAAATGCGCGTACCGTGGAACTGGTCGTACGCACCCCTTCTGGTGCAACGCGAACCCTTGTTATGGAAGGACGCTAA
- the moaA gene encoding GTP 3',8-cyclase MoaA: MKKNGPNPDEHGLSRLVDSHGRIVRYLRLSITDRCNLRCIYCCSNARQTCIPHPQVLRYEEMARMVGIMARMGVVKVRLTGGEPFARKGCDDFLFMLHKRFPDLDLRLTTNGTLLEPHIPLLQQVGVKVVNMSLDSFDRDTFARVTGRDMLPAVLASLDKLLAAGIKVKINAVAMRGINDGQMDDFVHAARSMPVDLRFIEFMPMGSGTLWNENTFWPASEIRAEAEKRIRLLPVRDDLAEAGPARMFAVAGGQGRLGFITAVSCHFCGSCNRLRITSDGNLRTCLFDDKEYGLRDMLRNTTVTDAQIGQILSQACAEKPIGAELLASRTKEAVASKQMVGIGG; the protein is encoded by the coding sequence ATGAAAAAAAACGGTCCGAACCCCGACGAGCACGGTTTGTCTCGCCTTGTGGACAGCCACGGACGTATTGTTCGCTATTTGCGGCTTTCCATTACTGACCGTTGCAATCTTCGCTGTATTTACTGCTGTAGCAATGCCCGGCAGACCTGCATTCCTCATCCACAGGTTCTTCGGTATGAAGAAATGGCCCGCATGGTGGGCATCATGGCCCGCATGGGAGTGGTCAAGGTTCGTTTGACGGGTGGAGAGCCATTTGCTCGCAAGGGATGCGACGATTTTTTGTTTATGCTGCATAAGCGCTTTCCAGACCTGGATCTCCGCCTTACGACCAACGGAACTTTACTGGAACCGCATATTCCCTTGTTGCAACAAGTTGGCGTCAAAGTCGTCAATATGTCGCTGGACAGCTTTGACCGGGATACCTTTGCCCGTGTAACCGGGCGCGACATGCTGCCCGCCGTGTTGGCCTCACTGGACAAATTACTTGCAGCAGGCATCAAGGTCAAAATCAACGCTGTGGCCATGCGCGGCATCAATGACGGTCAAATGGACGATTTTGTCCACGCGGCCCGCAGCATGCCCGTCGATTTGCGTTTCATAGAGTTTATGCCAATGGGGAGTGGAACTCTTTGGAATGAAAACACCTTTTGGCCTGCTTCAGAAATTCGCGCTGAAGCTGAGAAGAGAATCCGCCTTCTGCCTGTGCGCGATGATTTGGCAGAGGCCGGGCCTGCCCGTATGTTTGCAGTTGCGGGCGGTCAGGGGCGACTTGGCTTTATTACAGCAGTTAGCTGCCATTTTTGTGGATCGTGCAATCGGCTTCGGATTACCAGTGACGGCAATCTTCGTACCTGCCTTTTTGACGACAAAGAATACGGTTTGCGCGATATGCTGCGTAATACCACTGTAACTGATGCCCAAATCGGGCAAATTTTAAGTCAGGCCTGTGCTGAAAAACCTATTGGCGCAGAGCTGTTGGCCAGTCGAACCAAAGAGGCCGTTGCGAGTAAGCAGATGGTAGGTATCGGCGGTTAG
- the ruvA gene encoding Holliday junction branch migration protein RuvA, with amino-acid sequence MIAYLEGRLAETWGNACLLVTESGVGYEVALPAHTLSGLPGRGEHLALYTSLAVREDALELFGFSTFEERQTFEVLVSISKVGARTALSILSIYRPDDLRRIVFEDDVMALTRVSGIGKKTAQHVFLELKYKLKVDEAPQTAVLAATGQKPGSVFRDVLDGLANLGYAEDECAPMVKKLILEEPDLDVTGALRAALKALARGRS; translated from the coding sequence ATGATAGCCTATCTGGAAGGCCGTTTGGCCGAAACATGGGGTAATGCCTGTCTGCTTGTCACAGAAAGCGGCGTTGGCTACGAAGTGGCTCTGCCCGCGCACACGTTATCAGGTTTGCCAGGCAGGGGAGAGCACCTCGCCTTGTATACCAGCCTTGCAGTGCGTGAAGATGCTCTGGAACTTTTCGGTTTCTCTACCTTTGAAGAACGGCAAACCTTTGAAGTGCTGGTTTCCATCTCCAAAGTGGGGGCACGCACGGCCTTGTCCATTCTGTCCATTTACAGGCCCGACGATTTGCGCCGTATAGTGTTTGAAGACGACGTGATGGCGCTTACGCGTGTATCAGGAATCGGCAAAAAAACAGCTCAGCATGTTTTTTTGGAGTTAAAGTATAAACTTAAGGTCGATGAAGCTCCGCAAACTGCTGTTCTGGCTGCAACTGGACAAAAGCCCGGTTCGGTGTTCCGTGACGTACTTGATGGCCTGGCCAACCTGGGCTATGCCGAGGACGAGTGCGCTCCCATGGTCAAAAAACTCATACTCGAAGAGCCTGATCTTGACGTGACAGGCGCACTAAGGGCCGCGTTAAAAGCGCTGGCCAGAGGGAGATCCTGA